In Anser cygnoides isolate HZ-2024a breed goose chromosome 31, Taihu_goose_T2T_genome, whole genome shotgun sequence, the following are encoded in one genomic region:
- the LOC136787790 gene encoding collagen alpha-1(I) chain-like has protein sequence MRGAGGGGSGAMGGLVRACRPQDIGAVMRLVREIAVLHKVPPGEVKTDEKVLLEAGFGDPPLFECFVAELPPGETASDGHPLAGYVLSAYTYSARGGPASTWTTSTCGPPSAGGSWAGGWWRRRRRPPGRGAAGSCGCTWGPGGPLGALGALGGRNCRGGAPGVAAAALRGALTRSLGGGGGPLCVCPPPPPKKMVNKE, from the exons AtgcgcggtgctgggggggggggcagcggtgCCATGGGGGGGCTGGTGCGAGCGTGCCGCCCCCAGGACATCGGGGCCGTGATGAGGCTGGTcagg gaaATCGCCGTCCTGCACAAGGTGCCGCCGGGGGAGGTGAAGACGGATGAGAAgg tgctgctggaggccgggttcggggacccccccctgTTCGAGTGCTTCGTGGCCGAGCTGCCCCCCGGGGAGACGGCGAGCGATG gccaccCCCTGGCGGGCTACGTGCTCTCGGCCTACACCTACAGCGCGCGGGGGGGCCCAGCCTCTACCTGGACAACCTCTACGTGCGGCCCCCCTTCCGcg ggcgGAAGCTGGGCCGGAGGCTGGTGGAGGCGGCGgcgcag gcCGCCtgggcgcggggctgccgggAGCTGCGGATGTACgtgggggcccggggggcccctgggggccctgggggcgctgggggggcggaactgccgggggggggccccgggggtgGCGGCTGCTGCACTGCGGGGGGCCCTGACGCGGAgcctggggggcggggggggccctttgtgtgtgtgtccccccccccccccaaaaaaaatggTGAATAAAGAGTGA